From Glycine soja cultivar W05 chromosome 4, ASM419377v2, whole genome shotgun sequence, the proteins below share one genomic window:
- the LOC114408184 gene encoding protein MAIN-LIKE 1-like: protein MLRVFQECPELKLSSHGRKMAKFGRATPEIEGLVVASGLSPLIMCSLDTGDRRLMSTFVEYWHKETSRFHLPVGEVTITLDDVTSLLHLPIIGVLHSFELLHVDDVVDMLVELLEVSIAEARVEKIQCHGSYVRLSWLHDVYQMKI, encoded by the exons ATGTTGAGGGTTTTCCAG gaatgtCCTGAGCTGAAGCTATCTTCCCATGGAAGGAAGATGGCTAAGTTCGGGAGGGCTACTCCAGAGATTGAAGGCCTTGTGGTGGCCAGTGGACTAAGTCCTTTGATCATGTGTTCCCTAGATACAGGCGATCGAAGACTAATGTCTACTTTTGTGGAATACTGGCATAAGGAAACTAGTCGTTTCCATTTGCCCGTCGGAGAGGTGACTATCACCTTGGATGACGTCACGTCATTGCTACATCTGCCTATTATAGGGGTGCTCCACAGCTTTGAGCTACTTCATGTTGACGATGTCGTTGATATGTTGGTGGAATTACTCGAGGTTAGCATTGCAGAAGCGAGAGTTGAGAAGATTCAGTGTCATGGCTCTTATGTTCGACTATCGTGGTTGCACGATGTGTATCAGATGAAGATCTAG
- the LOC114408185 gene encoding uncharacterized protein LOC114408185 has protein sequence MVSDEEIDDRWMQFSEYIAPVGQLCAVPGHYSPDYMDWFYMNLPPFMSPTQPGDPPRVSLVQQYDTFVKPYVYQQPMAAAAPNESKVDVHHIRHAVDGFVAIADKLERLLTLRILTKGTETYIVAEECLGITKSNISQPTVGHRSRCRRHTDDH, from the exons ATGGTCTCTGATGAAGAAATTGATGATAGATGGATGCAGTTCAGTGAGTACATTGCACCTGTAGGGCAATTATGTGCAGTTCCTGGCCACTATTCGCCAGATTACATGGATTGGTTCTACATGAATTTGCCCCCATTCATGAGTCCGACACAACCAGGGGATCCTCCTAGAGTTTCGTTGGTTCAGCAATATGACACATTTGTTAAACCATATGTGTATCAGCAACCGATGGCGGCAGCGGCACCTAATGAGTCAAAAGTTGATGTGCATCATAttcgacatgcagtg GATGGTTTTGTAGCAATTGCTGATAAGTTGGAAAGACTACTGACCCTGAGGATCCTGACCAAAGGAACAGAAACCTATATTGTTGCTGAAGAATGTCTGGGCATCACAAAAAGCAACATTAGTCAACCAACTGTAGGTCACAGATCGAGGTGTAGGCGGCATACGGATGATCattga